One window from the genome of Thermoleophilia bacterium encodes:
- a CDS encoding O-antigen ligase family protein, translating to MSQMAMPKSERLPDGLRFASGFGIPFLLVLYLAFASGGYELVSRSQVGIIVWWAVLLGIVVGVLPAARITTAGRIVLAIVGALFVWTLAGTLFWTESTERSVIELSRVATLSGVFLLMILIQGRDGLRYAVAAIAAAVAIVSVIALFDRFEPDLLPFGTDYAFPADYPRARLNYPLEYWNGLAIFVAMGAGPMLWIGATGRTVAGRAAAAGALPLLVLAGYLTASRGGVIEGAAVLVAMLVLFPRRIQLILSMVVPAVGSILLVVLVNKRPELRDLAPGNVTKTQGTQMLWLTLGVFAVCVAIQACALLVAKRFGWKAPRGSRAGAQAAGITAGIATVLVLLLAVSSGFVGDKWSEFKVPTASGTVSRLANVNSGERYLIWKADVDAGKSEPVTGIGPGAFEYFWAREGEGVQFVRDGHSIYLEGFAEMGLLGIILTVALILGPLGIAIALALRRGLDERRGLIAAAGAGMAAFAVGAGIDWAWELTILPVMFFVLTAGVVGVFAQDDEEEPAPTRVAPPSWAVRVPVGIVALAMIALIAVPLAATMAYRSSQESVRSGNLTNALDQATDAVDIQPYSASAKIQVAQVLELLDRDQEAIKLAREATEDETGNWRNWYVLSHLLEMKSKEQSRKAFEKARSLNPKSVLFTIE from the coding sequence ATGAGTCAGATGGCCATGCCCAAGAGTGAACGGCTTCCTGACGGACTCCGTTTCGCATCCGGATTCGGGATTCCATTCCTCCTGGTCCTGTACCTGGCCTTTGCGTCGGGGGGATACGAACTTGTGTCCAGAAGCCAGGTCGGAATCATCGTCTGGTGGGCGGTTCTGCTCGGGATCGTCGTCGGCGTACTTCCGGCTGCGCGGATTACTACAGCCGGGCGCATCGTGTTGGCCATCGTGGGCGCGCTGTTCGTCTGGACCCTCGCTGGCACGCTCTTCTGGACCGAAAGCACCGAGCGCAGCGTCATCGAGTTAAGCCGGGTCGCGACTCTGTCCGGCGTCTTCTTGCTGATGATCCTGATCCAGGGAAGGGATGGTCTTAGGTACGCGGTGGCCGCAATAGCCGCCGCCGTTGCGATCGTCTCGGTGATCGCCCTGTTCGATCGATTCGAACCCGACCTGCTGCCTTTCGGGACCGACTACGCCTTCCCCGCCGATTACCCGCGGGCGAGGCTCAACTATCCCCTTGAATACTGGAACGGGCTTGCGATCTTCGTCGCCATGGGCGCCGGGCCCATGCTATGGATAGGCGCTACCGGCCGGACGGTCGCAGGCAGGGCGGCCGCGGCTGGGGCGTTGCCGCTCCTGGTACTCGCCGGTTACCTGACCGCTTCGCGTGGTGGCGTGATCGAAGGCGCGGCCGTCCTGGTGGCCATGCTGGTTTTGTTCCCGAGGCGGATCCAGCTCATTCTGAGCATGGTCGTCCCGGCGGTGGGATCAATTCTGCTCGTCGTCCTGGTGAACAAGCGCCCCGAGTTGCGGGACCTCGCTCCTGGAAATGTGACTAAGACCCAAGGAACCCAGATGCTCTGGCTGACCCTTGGTGTATTCGCTGTCTGTGTGGCAATTCAGGCGTGTGCATTGCTGGTCGCAAAAAGATTCGGCTGGAAGGCGCCCAGAGGAAGCCGCGCTGGGGCGCAGGCTGCCGGAATCACAGCGGGCATCGCAACCGTTCTCGTACTACTATTAGCCGTCTCGAGCGGATTCGTCGGGGACAAGTGGTCGGAATTCAAGGTACCCACGGCTTCCGGGACCGTGAGTCGACTCGCCAATGTGAATAGCGGAGAGAGGTACCTGATCTGGAAGGCCGACGTCGACGCCGGCAAGTCGGAGCCAGTGACCGGCATCGGGCCCGGGGCATTCGAATACTTCTGGGCACGCGAGGGCGAGGGCGTGCAGTTCGTCCGAGACGGCCACAGCATATATCTGGAGGGATTCGCGGAGATGGGACTGCTCGGGATCATCCTGACCGTCGCGCTCATCCTGGGGCCGCTTGGGATTGCCATCGCTCTCGCACTCCGGCGCGGTCTTGACGAGAGGCGCGGCCTGATCGCTGCGGCTGGGGCCGGGATGGCCGCTTTTGCCGTAGGTGCGGGGATCGACTGGGCCTGGGAGCTCACAATTCTCCCGGTCATGTTTTTCGTACTCACTGCTGGGGTGGTCGGCGTTTTCGCCCAGGACGACGAGGAGGAGCCTGCTCCGACCCGAGTCGCCCCGCCCAGCTGGGCGGTCAGGGTTCCCGTCGGCATCGTGGCTCTGGCCATGATTGCTCTGATTGCGGTTCCACTGGCGGCAACGATGGCTTACCGTTCAAGCCAGGAATCGGTTCGTTCGGGCAACCTGACAAATGCGCTCGATCAGGCCACCGACGCGGTAGATATCCAGCCGTATTCGGCTTCAGCCAAGATTCAGGTGGCACAAGTGCTTGAACTCCTGGATCGGGATCAGGAGGCCATAAAACTCGCCCGCGAGGCGACCGAAGATGAAACAGGCAACTGGCGGAACTGGTATGTCCTGTCCCACCTCCTAGAAATGAAGTCAAAAGAACAATCCCGGAAGGCATTTGAAAAGGCCCGTAGCCTGAATCCCAAATCGGTGCTCTTTACCATCGAATGA
- a CDS encoding 50S ribosomal protein L1, with translation MAHGKRYRQQREKVQNDHVYPPAEAIGLIKETASTSFDETVELHIRLGVNVRHAEEQLRGTLALPHGLGKDVRVAVFAQGDKARDAESAGADIVGADDLATKIEEGFDEFDVVIATPDMMPTVGKLGRVLGPSGKMPNPKVGTVTDDVTKAVSESKAGKVEYRTDRQAIVHLAIGKASFDGDKLLDNYAAVMEEISKAKPASTKGRYIISISISTTMGPGISADPAKATEKDIFPDRAEAAVA, from the coding sequence ATGGCACACGGAAAGCGTTACCGCCAGCAGCGCGAAAAGGTCCAGAACGACCACGTTTACCCGCCCGCCGAGGCGATCGGCCTGATCAAGGAAACCGCTTCTACTTCCTTCGACGAGACTGTCGAGCTCCACATCCGTCTCGGAGTAAACGTGCGCCACGCCGAGGAGCAGCTGCGCGGAACCCTGGCACTGCCTCACGGCCTCGGCAAGGACGTGCGTGTCGCCGTGTTCGCCCAGGGCGACAAGGCGCGTGACGCCGAGTCCGCCGGAGCCGACATCGTCGGTGCCGACGACCTCGCCACCAAGATCGAAGAAGGCTTCGACGAGTTTGACGTGGTCATCGCCACCCCGGACATGATGCCGACGGTCGGCAAGCTCGGACGGGTCCTCGGCCCGTCGGGCAAGATGCCGAACCCGAAGGTGGGAACGGTGACCGACGACGTCACGAAGGCTGTCTCCGAGTCGAAGGCCGGCAAGGTCGAGTACCGGACCGATCGCCAGGCGATCGTCCACCTCGCCATCGGCAAGGCTTCCTTCGACGGCGACAAGCTGCTCGACAACTACGCCGCCGTGATGGAAGAGATCTCCAAGGCGAAGCCGGCCTCGACCAAGGGCCGCTACATCATCTCAATCTCGATCTCGACCACGATGGGCCCGGGAATCTCGGCCGATCCGGCCAAGGCGACCGAGAAGGACATCTTCCCCGATCGCGCCGAAGCCGCCGTCGCCTGA
- the rplK gene encoding 50S ribosomal protein L11 has product MAKKVMTLIKLQIPAGAANPAPPVGPALGQHGVNIMDFCKAFNAETQQDSGTIIPVEITVFEDRSFTFITKTPPAAVLIKEAIGLKKGSGEPHVDKVGTITEAQIRQIAERKMPDLNANDIDAAANIIKGTARSMGVEVK; this is encoded by the coding sequence ATGGCTAAAAAAGTAATGACACTCATCAAGCTGCAGATCCCCGCAGGCGCCGCCAACCCGGCTCCTCCGGTCGGCCCTGCGCTCGGTCAGCACGGCGTCAACATCATGGACTTCTGCAAGGCGTTCAACGCCGAGACGCAGCAGGACTCCGGCACGATCATCCCGGTCGAGATCACGGTCTTCGAGGACCGCAGCTTCACCTTCATCACCAAGACGCCGCCCGCGGCAGTCCTGATCAAGGAAGCGATCGGCCTCAAGAAGGGTTCCGGCGAACCGCATGTGGACAAGGTGGGCACCATCACCGAGGCCCAGATCAGGCAGATTGCCGAGCGCAAGATGCCCGACCTGAATGCCAACGACATCGATGCCGCCGCAAATATCATCAAGGGCACGGCCCGTTCGATGGGCGTGGAGGTCAAATAG
- the nusG gene encoding transcription termination/antitermination factor NusG: protein MYRWYVINTYSGHENKVKHNLEHRVETMGQGHRVRSVIVPTEQVSEIKDGQKIQVEKRTMPGYVLVQMDMTDNAWMLVKNTPGVTGFVGPRDTPVPLTKAEIDRLLHRETAERPRTQAQFEIGETVKIINGPLSDFSGEIAEINEDQSKLKVLVSIFGRETPSEVGYEQVKKL from the coding sequence ATGTATCGCTGGTACGTCATAAACACCTATTCAGGTCACGAAAACAAGGTCAAGCACAACCTCGAGCACCGGGTGGAAACCATGGGGCAGGGGCACCGCGTGCGCAGCGTGATCGTTCCGACCGAACAGGTCTCCGAGATCAAGGACGGCCAGAAGATCCAGGTCGAGAAACGCACCATGCCCGGCTACGTCCTGGTCCAGATGGACATGACCGACAACGCCTGGATGCTGGTCAAGAACACTCCCGGCGTCACCGGCTTCGTCGGCCCCCGGGACACCCCGGTACCGCTGACCAAGGCCGAGATCGACCGCCTGCTCCACCGCGAGACCGCGGAGCGCCCGCGCACCCAGGCCCAGTTCGAGATCGGCGAGACTGTCAAGATCATCAACGGCCCGCTTTCAGACTTTTCCGGCGAAATCGCCGAAATCAACGAGGATCAGTCCAAGCTCAAGGTTCTCGTCTCCATCTTCGGCCGCGAGACCCCATCCGAGGTCGGCTACGAACAGGTCAAGAAGCTCTAA
- the secE gene encoding preprotein translocase subunit SecE, with amino-acid sequence MAKSRAQRKAERRAREAEARAKGEQGESQAQHDTQVPKSGDIAEIEAVEAGMAAGAPEGDLETPDAPKGLSSKEEKRKQKQSERNQKAEQKKREDQQLTKRKKQATAQQRKRGGVIGFLASCVAELKRVQWPDRDTLLQATAVVVVFVFVAAVYLGVIDLIVNWVVQRIL; translated from the coding sequence GTGGCTAAATCCCGGGCACAGCGCAAGGCCGAGCGCCGGGCGCGTGAGGCTGAGGCACGGGCGAAGGGCGAGCAGGGCGAAAGTCAGGCTCAGCACGACACCCAGGTGCCGAAGTCCGGGGACATAGCTGAGATCGAAGCGGTTGAGGCCGGCATGGCCGCCGGAGCACCCGAAGGGGATCTCGAGACTCCCGACGCGCCCAAGGGTCTGAGTTCGAAGGAAGAGAAGCGCAAACAGAAACAGTCCGAACGGAATCAGAAGGCCGAACAGAAGAAACGTGAAGATCAGCAGCTCACCAAACGCAAGAAACAGGCGACGGCCCAGCAGCGGAAGCGCGGCGGAGTCATCGGATTCCTGGCTTCCTGCGTCGCCGAACTCAAGCGGGTTCAGTGGCCGGACCGGGACACCCTGCTCCAGGCCACCGCGGTCGTCGTCGTCTTCGTCTTCGTCGCGGCTGTTTACCTCGGTGTGATCGACCTCATCGTCAACTGGGTCGTCCAGAGAATTCTCTAA
- the rpmG gene encoding 50S ribosomal protein L33 — protein MARGDVRIAVTLACETCKRRNYQTNKSKRNTPDRIEMRKYCRWCEKHQAHKETR, from the coding sequence ATGGCCCGCGGAGATGTCCGCATTGCGGTGACACTTGCCTGCGAAACCTGCAAGCGTCGTAACTATCAGACCAACAAGTCCAAGCGGAATACGCCGGACCGGATTGAGATGCGCAAGTACTGTCGCTGGTGCGAAAAGCACCAGGCGCACAAGGAAACACGCTAG
- a CDS encoding helix-turn-helix transcriptional regulator yields the protein MPRATQPSIRCGALVRATRIRRGLSQEELGHRLGMAQSAISRIERDLHSPSLDTVGQILGAMGATLSLRAVSLNEPLPAAGNQTIAELRRAGRLSAEERMLEAVELSETATRLVGDAG from the coding sequence ATGCCCAGAGCTACACAACCTTCGATCCGCTGTGGTGCCCTGGTCCGAGCGACCAGGATTCGCCGTGGTCTGAGCCAGGAAGAGCTGGGGCACCGGCTCGGCATGGCTCAGTCAGCGATCAGCAGAATCGAGCGTGATCTTCACTCACCTAGCCTGGACACCGTCGGGCAGATCCTCGGAGCCATGGGCGCGACACTTTCACTCAGGGCCGTGTCGCTGAACGAACCCCTGCCGGCTGCCGGAAATCAGACCATCGCAGAACTTCGCCGCGCCGGGCGGCTCAGCGCCGAAGAGCGCATGCTGGAGGCAGTCGAGCTGAGTGAGACCGCCACCAGGCTGGTAGGTGATGCCGGCTGA
- a CDS encoding type II toxin-antitoxin system HipA family toxin, producing the protein MTSEAMEFAEGQPDTGFVWIWLPGATQPVVAGRVDQQGETLVFRYGKSYLANKDSIAIYDPELPLDDREYVPEIGTVHGCLSDAGPDSWGKRAILHRRFGDGNHDTSDLRELTYLMSAGSDRIGALDFQKSSTEYVAREFDTSSLSDLLTAAESVEAGVPLPPDLEDALLRGTSVGGARPKSLVDDGERHLIAKFSSLGETFPTVQAEFVAMRLAKLAGIDVSNVEIVEVMDKKVLLVDRFDRQSDGSRRAMVSALTILGLDEIGARYASYAKLAEIIRHRFSNPDAMLRELFSRITFNILTSNTDDHARNQAAFWDGKYLSLTPAYDVCPQPRSGQETKQAMAIGNDGWRFSQLAGCVARSEIYHLSSAEAHEIVDNQVHVINAHWQDLCEEAMLTPAERSGLWNRQFLNPFAFLDSHT; encoded by the coding sequence ATGACTTCTGAAGCCATGGAGTTCGCAGAAGGCCAGCCGGACACGGGCTTCGTATGGATATGGCTGCCCGGCGCAACCCAACCGGTCGTGGCGGGGCGCGTGGATCAGCAAGGTGAAACTCTTGTCTTTAGATACGGAAAGTCGTATTTGGCAAACAAAGACAGCATTGCGATCTACGACCCGGAGCTTCCGTTGGATGATCGAGAATATGTGCCCGAGATCGGGACTGTCCACGGCTGTCTTTCCGACGCCGGACCCGACTCCTGGGGTAAGCGAGCGATCCTTCACCGTCGATTTGGAGATGGCAATCACGACACCTCAGACCTGCGGGAGTTGACATACCTGATGTCTGCCGGCTCCGATCGGATTGGAGCTCTCGATTTTCAGAAGTCTTCAACTGAATATGTGGCTCGAGAATTCGACACATCCTCACTTTCGGATCTCCTGACCGCAGCGGAGAGTGTTGAGGCGGGAGTGCCTCTTCCTCCAGACCTGGAGGATGCCCTTCTGCGCGGGACGTCAGTTGGAGGTGCCCGACCCAAGTCCCTTGTTGACGATGGAGAGCGTCACCTGATCGCCAAGTTCAGTTCATTGGGTGAAACCTTCCCCACGGTTCAGGCGGAGTTCGTTGCGATGAGACTCGCCAAGTTGGCGGGGATCGATGTGTCCAATGTCGAAATCGTTGAGGTCATGGACAAAAAAGTCCTGTTGGTGGATCGGTTCGATCGCCAATCTGACGGTAGTCGTCGAGCGATGGTGTCAGCCCTGACGATCCTCGGACTCGATGAGATCGGAGCCCGTTACGCAAGCTACGCGAAGCTCGCGGAGATCATCCGTCACAGGTTTTCGAATCCCGACGCCATGCTTCGGGAGCTTTTCTCCCGCATAACTTTCAACATCCTCACCTCGAACACGGATGATCACGCTCGCAACCAGGCTGCATTCTGGGACGGCAAATATCTGTCGCTGACGCCCGCCTACGACGTCTGCCCGCAACCACGCTCAGGGCAAGAGACCAAGCAGGCCATGGCGATCGGAAATGATGGCTGGCGCTTCAGTCAACTTGCCGGATGTGTCGCCCGCTCGGAGATCTATCACCTCAGCTCGGCGGAGGCTCACGAGATCGTTGACAACCAGGTTCATGTCATCAACGCCCATTGGCAAGACCTGTGCGAAGAAGCGATGCTCACACCAGCGGAACGCTCGGGGCTTTGGAATCGTCAGTTTCTGAACCCATTCGCATTCCTGGATTCCCACACCTAG
- a CDS encoding helix-turn-helix transcriptional regulator: protein MKKPRTYSPQAEEAARLLGERIREARLGRRWTLKELAERTGINHVTMRKVERGDLTVGVGPAFEAAVLVGVPLFHADPERRRLEASDVENRLALLPKYARRPMKDGGNDF, encoded by the coding sequence ATGAAGAAGCCTCGCACCTATTCTCCACAAGCTGAGGAGGCCGCGCGTCTGCTTGGTGAACGTATCCGCGAAGCGCGACTGGGGCGTCGTTGGACGCTTAAAGAACTCGCTGAACGGACCGGTATCAATCACGTCACCATGCGCAAGGTTGAACGCGGAGACTTGACCGTCGGAGTAGGCCCTGCCTTCGAAGCCGCGGTGCTCGTCGGCGTTCCCCTGTTCCACGCCGATCCCGAGCGGCGACGCCTGGAAGCGAGCGATGTAGAGAACCGTCTTGCATTGCTACCGAAGTACGCGCGGAGACCCATGAAAGATGGCGGAAATGACTTCTGA